TGAAATGGAGAAAGGCCATCAACACCTGCTATCTGCGTGAGCTGATGAACCTGAGCGTTAAAGAAAACGATCCCTCCCTCGACCTGAAAGGGCGCTTTAACCGTATCATCAGCAACCCGGAGAAATATCCGCTGATACTGGACAACGCGGACAATCTGCAGATGAACTATAACGCCACGCAGAAAAGCAACAACTATCCGTTATACCCCATGGAAGTGGGTATCCTGTCGGCCAAAAGAAACGCGCTCGGCAGCACTTATATCAACATCCTCGATTCGCTGCGCGACCCGCGTGTGTTCATTGTGGCCGCTCCGGCAGATTCACTGCCTGCTGTCCCCGGCAATCCGTTTGCCCGCTACAAAGGCGCCAATACCGGCGATCGTCAGGACCAGATCTATATCGATATCAACAAAGGCAAATACAGCACATTTAATATCAGCTACTGGCTGAGCAGTCCGGCCGGTGTGCCCAACATCCAGCTGGGCGCGGCGGAAACACATTTCCTGATCGCAGAAGCCATCAACCGCGGCTGGATTGGCGGCGACGCCGCACAGCACTACAAAGACGGCATCACCGCCTCTATGAAGTTCTATGGCGTCAGCGACGCAGATATCGCCACGTTCCTCGCGCAACCGCTCCTGCAATATGCCGGCAACACCGACGCAGGTCTGAAGCAGATACTCACACAAAAATATGTGGCCTTCTTCAACAACGCCGGATGGCAGGCCTATTACAATTATCGTCGTACAGGCGTTCCCGTATTTTCCGTGGGCCCGTCTAACCAGAACGGCGGAAAAATACCGGTACGGTTCACCTACTCTCAATCGGAATACCAGAACAACAAGGCCAACCTGCAAGAGGCGCTGAAACGGCAGTTTGGCGGCTCCGACACCCGAAATGACGTGATGTGGATGCTGAAGCCCTAAAATAAACAAGGGACGTCTCAAACAAATGAGACGTCCCTCTATGTTTCAAGTATATTACCTGTCAGGGCAGAGGCGTGAATTTAAATTCGTGAATGATCACTTCATATGACTGGCCATTGACAGGTGCAGTACCATTCATCAACCAAAGGTTCATGAGTATGGGCATATTCAGTGCCGACAGCTTAATATCTGAAGACGTGAATTTTTTCCTGGCAATAGTGCTGCCCGCATCGTAATGCCCGAACTGGCTTTCATACACGATGCTGTCTGTCCTGTAACGCGTGAACCGGTGCGTAGTATAGGTACCGTTCATCGTAATATTGGGCGATTCCCAGTGAACATTTTTATAACGTACACCAGATTGTGCCGGATAGACAGTGTAATTGAACTGTCCGGCAGAGGGGTTACCCCACCGGGAAAGTTCCACATCCTGTTCATCGTAGCCATCTTGTCCGGAGTAGTTAAACAGTCCCAATACGATGTTCCTGTCAATAATATTCAGATCACATTCAATTTTCCACTGGTAGGTACCGTAACCAAAGTTATTGTTGCTGGTCACCTCGGCGCAGCTCCAGCGTCCCTGCGCATCCTTCTGCATTTTAAGGTGAAGGTAGCCATTTGCGTCCAGCCACGCATTATTGCTGTTCCAGTAGTTAGGGCCCGGGCCCTGGGTGCCGGAGGAAGTAGCACGCACTGTCCACGTATAGCCGCTGAAGTTAATGGTGCCTGCTGTCAAAGCGACAGCGGGTTTTTCGTCCGGCAGCTTTTTAGTGGTGGCGCCATCTTCCGGTTTGATCATACTTTTCTGACAAGATGCAAATACTATAGCGCCCAGCGCTATAATTGCGATGATTCTGGTTGAAGTTGAAAATAGCTTTTTCATTCAGATATTTTTTTGGGGTGAAAAAAAGTATCCTTAACATACACTAAAACGGCACCACCGAAATGGCTTTGTACAACTTAGCAGGATCATAGATCACGCCGTTCTTGATAACAAGTTTCGTTTTCCTGACATTACTGATATTCTTCACCGGGTCTCCGGCCACAAGTACCATGTCTGCTGTTTTCCCCGCTTTAATGCTTCCCAGGTCTTTACTTTTCCCGGTGTATACCGCCGTGCCGAAGGTGGCCAGCTGTAATACCTTCTCAGCCGGAATACCTGCTTTCACATATAGTTCCAGCTCCCGCTGGTAGTCAAATCCCGCCGTACCGTCTGTACCGGCAACAATCCGGATGCCGTTGTCATACAGCAGCTTCGTCAGCTTCAAAAAGGCGGCGAAGGACTGAATATAAGTAGAGTCCATGCCCGGCGGAACAGGTATGCCCTGGCCTCCTGCGCGCATGCTGCGTTGCACCTGCAACGGGAAATGAGTGATGATGTCTTTATTTTTTTCTTCCAGTACGCCCTCCCTGCCGGTCAACATCGGCTCAAATGCCACCAGTGTGGGGTCAGAGGCGATATTACGGGCTTTCATCAGGGCGATGAACTGTTTCACCTGCGGGCTGTTCAAATCCAATGACGCCGCCCTTTGCGCTGGGATAGCAAACCGTTGCGGCGTACGGGTGTCGATGGTATCACCGAAGAAGTTGAGCAGAAGCATGTTCATATGCGTCACTTCATCATAGCCGGCATCTATGGCCTTCGCTGCCGTCATAAAAGCAGGGATATGACCACATACACGCATATGGTACTTCTTTGCCTCCGCTATTAGTGGCTTCAGCCATTCCGGCTTAATGGAACTGTAAAACTTGATCTGGTCATACCCCTTGTCGGCAAACATGCGGATAAACCGTTTGCCTTCTTCAACATTGTTGATCAATATACCGGTAGGCGCCGCCATCGGACCGGCGCCGTCAATCAGTCCGCTGATGACTTCCAGGTGTGGTCCTATCAGTTCACCGTTGTCAATTTCTTTTCTGAGGTCCAACAGGGTGGTATCGTTGCCCATGTCGCGCACGTGGGTTACGCCGGCAGCGACGTGCATAATGCCTTCAGGACCGTCGCCGAGATGTACGTGCATGTCCCAGAAACCGGGCAGCAATGTTTGCCCGCTGCCATCCACGATCCTGTCGGCTTTTGCCTTAATGGCTTTTCCTACTGATACCTCCCTGATCTTTCCTTCCCTTATCAGCACATCTGTACGTGGCAGCAGCCGGGCTTTTTCCGCATCAAAAAGCGTCACGTTGCGTATCAGAATATTTCCCGCCACTTTCTCCGGTATCTCTTTGGCCAGCCGGTTGTCCTGCTGCCGCTCAATTTTTTTCTGTTCTGCCAACAGCTCCTTTACATATGTTTCATAACCCTTAGGGACCATCGCAAACCAATCCCCTATATATCCAAATGTCTCGTCGTGGTCGTCCGCCCAGATATATTCCGGCGTATAAGACAGTCCTGAAATTTTACAAAGCTGCAGTTGGCGGTCGCCCGCCTTATGCTGTAACACTACTTCCATCGAGGCTTCCCCAAAGGGCAGTAATTTAACTTTGTTTTGATTGGCTTTCATCGCCTTGATAATATTTCCGCTCTCACCATTGAGGCAGACATAGAAGGCCTTCCCGGAGACTGCCTGGGTTTCATTTTCAGCGGTGTTTTTCCATTTGGCCACACCGTCTGCCAGCAGGAAGTCTTCCGATATCGGCTTTTTATAGTAGTCTTTTCCGACCGCACGCACGTAGGTAGGAAAACCCTCATTATCCTGGCGATAGATAGTATGCAGGCTGTCACCCCTGCCACGATCATTGTACTGGTACCAGGTTTCAAACGTTCCGGGCGACGTTTCAATCACCTTTTTTTCACCTTTGATATTTCCTGTTAAAATGAGAGAGTATCTGATGGTATCACGTTGCTGCGCAAATGAACACAGCGGTACACTGAAAACAGACAGCAGTAGCGTTTTGAAGATGGCATTATAGGGTAACATAAAAGATAGTTATTTTGATTGAAAGGAATAGAGTGAATATAAGGAATATTTACATGCTATTACTCTCACAAATATTTTATCCGTATGTCCGCTACTTCTTATCCAATGGATAAATCTCCTTTTTTG
The Chitinophaga varians genome window above contains:
- a CDS encoding amidohydrolase family protein; amino-acid sequence: MLPYNAIFKTLLLSVFSVPLCSFAQQRDTIRYSLILTGNIKGEKKVIETSPGTFETWYQYNDRGRGDSLHTIYRQDNEGFPTYVRAVGKDYYKKPISEDFLLADGVAKWKNTAENETQAVSGKAFYVCLNGESGNIIKAMKANQNKVKLLPFGEASMEVVLQHKAGDRQLQLCKISGLSYTPEYIWADDHDETFGYIGDWFAMVPKGYETYVKELLAEQKKIERQQDNRLAKEIPEKVAGNILIRNVTLFDAEKARLLPRTDVLIREGKIREVSVGKAIKAKADRIVDGSGQTLLPGFWDMHVHLGDGPEGIMHVAAGVTHVRDMGNDTTLLDLRKEIDNGELIGPHLEVISGLIDGAGPMAAPTGILINNVEEGKRFIRMFADKGYDQIKFYSSIKPEWLKPLIAEAKKYHMRVCGHIPAFMTAAKAIDAGYDEVTHMNMLLLNFFGDTIDTRTPQRFAIPAQRAASLDLNSPQVKQFIALMKARNIASDPTLVAFEPMLTGREGVLEEKNKDIITHFPLQVQRSMRAGGQGIPVPPGMDSTYIQSFAAFLKLTKLLYDNGIRIVAGTDGTAGFDYQRELELYVKAGIPAEKVLQLATFGTAVYTGKSKDLGSIKAGKTADMVLVAGDPVKNISNVRKTKLVIKNGVIYDPAKLYKAISVVPF
- a CDS encoding glycoside hydrolase family 16 protein; the encoded protein is MKKLFSTSTRIIAIIALGAIVFASCQKSMIKPEDGATTKKLPDEKPAVALTAGTINFSGYTWTVRATSSGTQGPGPNYWNSNNAWLDANGYLHLKMQKDAQGRWSCAEVTSNNNFGYGTYQWKIECDLNIIDRNIVLGLFNYSGQDGYDEQDVELSRWGNPSAGQFNYTVYPAQSGVRYKNVHWESPNITMNGTYTTHRFTRYRTDSIVYESQFGHYDAGSTIARKKFTSSDIKLSALNMPILMNLWLMNGTAPVNGQSYEVIIHEFKFTPLP
- a CDS encoding SusD/RagB family nutrient-binding outer membrane lipoprotein, whose amino-acid sequence is MNRTTRNILTACLLPLAMTGCKNFDDLRVNPNVSVVGTPKLLLTGLEMDMIGGQGSAKSGFSSGSDLSGDMSNSPWNYTHMSNQFLVLGHDYYGSQDYAWDGGSSYYGSLRNAAQLDIEAAKQGPALAAPYYAVNKFIRTFYFLSMTSQMGDIPMSEAIKGATDGIYAPRYDAQKDVFLQCFKWMEEANDSLAAITQRNAKATVDGDIFYAGNLLKWRKAINTCYLRELMNLSVKENDPSLDLKGRFNRIISNPEKYPLILDNADNLQMNYNATQKSNNYPLYPMEVGILSAKRNALGSTYINILDSLRDPRVFIVAAPADSLPAVPGNPFARYKGANTGDRQDQIYIDINKGKYSTFNISYWLSSPAGVPNIQLGAAETHFLIAEAINRGWIGGDAAQHYKDGITASMKFYGVSDADIATFLAQPLLQYAGNTDAGLKQILTQKYVAFFNNAGWQAYYNYRRTGVPVFSVGPSNQNGGKIPVRFTYSQSEYQNNKANLQEALKRQFGGSDTRNDVMWMLKP